In Candidatus Zymogenus saltonus, the sequence GTAGAACAAAGCCTCTTTTGTCATAGGAAAGTCTCAATAAGTTATGGAAAAGTCTGAAAACTCCCCCTTGTAATCCCCCCAGTCGGTGATCACGTCGGTTACCAAGGAGGAGGGGGGGCCTTTACGGCACCACTCGATGAGCCTGTTGACCTTCACATCGTCCCCTTCGACAAGCACCTCTACATCTCCGCTGGGGAGGTTTCTCACCCAGCCGGTGAGGCCACCGATCCGTTTGGCCTCCTTTTCGGTGGAGTACCTGTAGAAGACCCCCTGAACCCTACCCTTGATAATGAGTCTTGCGCGAACCATGTATAAATCACACCTCAAGAATTTTTATAAGATCTTCTTCTGAGATCACCTCAACACCAAGCTCTCTCGCCTTGTCTAACTTCGAGCCGGGATTCTCCCCCAAGACGAGGTAGTCGGTGTTCTTGCTCACCGAGGAGGAGGATTTGCCTCCCAGGGCGGTTATCCTTTCCTCCGCCTCGCTTCTCGACATGGAGTCCAGTGTCCCGGTGATGACGAACCGTTTCCCGGAAAGGGGTCCGTCTTTGGGTTTCTCACTTCCCTTGACAACGACGCCGGCGTTTTTTAGGCTCTCGATAAGATCGAGGTTTTTCTTCTCCGCAAAAAACTCGACGACGCTCTGGGCGACCTCCTCCCCGATCCCTTCAATCGCCGTGAGGCCGTCCTTGTCTGCTCTCATCAACGAGGCAAGTTCGCCGAACTCGTAGGCTAAAACCGAGGCGAGATGTGCCCCCACATGCCTTATGCCGAGGGCGTGTATGAAGCGGTCGAGCCTGACCTCCTTTGAGCTCTCGATCGATTCGAGAATGTTATCGGCGGACTTGTCCGCCATCCTCTCGAGGCCCGACCACTCTTCCCTTGTTATCCTGAAAAGGTCTGAGAAGTTCCTAACCAGCCCCCTGTCCACGAGCTGCCCGATAAGCTTGATCCCCAGGCCGTCTATGTCCATGGTGCCCTTCGATGCGAAGTGAAAGAGCCCCTCCTTGAGCTTGGCGGGGCAAGAGGCGTTGATGCAGCGGTAGGCCACCTCGCCTTCGAGCTTTACGACGTGCCCGCCACAGACTGGGCAAGCCTTCGGCATTTTAAATTGAACCTCGGAGCCGTCGCGGGACTCCTTCATCGATCTAACGACATAGGGTATAACCTCGCCTGCCCGCTCGACGACCACCCGATCGCCGACCCTGATGTCCTTCCTCTCGATCTCGTCCTGGTTGTGGAGCGAGGCGCGGCTCACCGTAACCCCGCTCAGCCTTACGGGCTCCAGCAAGGCCGTCGGAGTCAAGACACCTGTCCTACCCACGTTGACTACTATATCCAACACCTTCGTCTCGGCAGTTCTTGGGGCGAATTTGTAGGCGGCGGCCCATCGGGGAGCGCTCGATGTGCTCCCCAGTCGTCTCTGAAGAGAAAAATCGTTGACCTTTATGACGACGCCGTCTATCTCGTAGGGGAGGGAGTCCCTCATGGCTTCCATCTCTACGTGGTATCTTATAGCATCGTCGGCGCCTGTGAGAAGGCTGTACCGGTCGTTTACCTTTAGTCCCCAGCTTTTAAACGCTTCAAGCATGTCGCTCTGGGTGTTGAATGAGGCCCCATCGACGGCGCCCACGCCGTAGCAGAAAAAATCGAGGGGGCGGCCCGCCGTTATCGAGCTGTCGAGCTGCCTCAACGATCCCGCCGCGGCGTTTCTCGGGTTGGCGAAGGGGGGCTGGCCGTTCTCCTCCCTCGATGAGTTCAACGCCCTGAAGTCCTCGACCCCGATAAAAACCTCGCCCCTGACCTCAAGGAGGCTGGGAACGGGATTTCGCTCGCTTCCCAAAAGGCTCAACGGAATCGACTTTATAGTCCGTAGGTTGACGGTCACGTTTTCGCCGGATACGCCGTCTCCCCTTGTTGAGCCGAGGGCGAATACGCCGTCCCTGTATATCAACTCCACGGCGAGGCCGTCGAGCTTCGGCTCGCCCACATATTCAATATCCCCGTCCGTCTTCAACAACCGCTTCACCCTGTCGTTAAATTCCCGGAACTCCTCGGGCGAGTTGACGTTGGAGAGGGAGAGCATCTGCTCGGTGTGCAGAACCGTCTCGAACTTGTCCAACGGGGGTGCCCCGACACGCCGGGTGGGGGAGTCTTCGGCAACGAGCTCGGGATAACTTTCCTCAAGGGAGATCAGCTCCGCCATCAGTCGATCGTATTCCGCATCGGTTATTGTGGGGCTGTCCAACTGATAATACTGTCTGTTGTGGAAGGTGATCTCCTCCTTGAGCTTCTCTATCCTTTTTCTTGCCCCGTCGATGTCCATGACACATTATATACGAAAAAAAGCGCGCTTTGCAAGTTCAATTGATTGTCGACCAATGTAAATTTGCTCTGAGTAAATAAAATAAAAGTTTTAAAAATTCCGGGAATATGCTATCTTTAATTGATATTGTTTTTTTGGTTTTTTAT encodes:
- the ligA gene encoding NAD-dependent DNA ligase LigA is translated as MDIDGARKRIEKLKEEITFHNRQYYQLDSPTITDAEYDRLMAELISLEESYPELVAEDSPTRRVGAPPLDKFETVLHTEQMLSLSNVNSPEEFREFNDRVKRLLKTDGDIEYVGEPKLDGLAVELIYRDGVFALGSTRGDGVSGENVTVNLRTIKSIPLSLLGSERNPVPSLLEVRGEVFIGVEDFRALNSSREENGQPPFANPRNAAAGSLRQLDSSITAGRPLDFFCYGVGAVDGASFNTQSDMLEAFKSWGLKVNDRYSLLTGADDAIRYHVEMEAMRDSLPYEIDGVVIKVNDFSLQRRLGSTSSAPRWAAAYKFAPRTAETKVLDIVVNVGRTGVLTPTALLEPVRLSGVTVSRASLHNQDEIERKDIRVGDRVVVERAGEVIPYVVRSMKESRDGSEVQFKMPKACPVCGGHVVKLEGEVAYRCINASCPAKLKEGLFHFASKGTMDIDGLGIKLIGQLVDRGLVRNFSDLFRITREEWSGLERMADKSADNILESIESSKEVRLDRFIHALGIRHVGAHLASVLAYEFGELASLMRADKDGLTAIEGIGEEVAQSVVEFFAEKKNLDLIESLKNAGVVVKGSEKPKDGPLSGKRFVITGTLDSMSRSEAEERITALGGKSSSSVSKNTDYLVLGENPGSKLDKARELGVEVISEEDLIKILEV
- a CDS encoding acylphosphatase, which gives rise to MVRARLIIKGRVQGVFYRYSTEKEAKRIGGLTGWVRNLPSGDVEVLVEGDDVKVNRLIEWCRKGPPSSLVTDVITDWGDYKGEFSDFSITY